AGACAGCGAATACCCTTATCGCGCCGCGCCGGATTTCCTCCAGTTGTGTGGCGTGGCGCTGCTGGCCTTTGCCTGGGCGCGGGCGGCGCGGGTGTCCAGGGCGTTGCCCGAAGCAGACCCGTTGCGCGCCGCCAAGCTGCAAAGTGCCGGGTTCTTTTTCGATTACCTGCCATCGCGGCTGGCCCAGCACCTGGGCGCGATAGACGCTGCGCGGGCGGCGCTGGCGTTCGTCTGACGGCGGCAGGCGCTTGCGGTACTATGGCAGCCCACGTTTTCTGGAAGTTGCCTGGATGAGTAAGCCCGGTCAATTGGTGCTGGTTGCACTGCGCAAGATGATTGCCAGCGGGGAGCTGGCCGCGGGCGAACGCCTGATGGAGATCCCCACGGCGCAACGTTTCGACGTGTCGCGCATGCCGGTGCGCATGGCGTTCCGCACGCTTGAGCAGGAAGGGCTGCTGGTGCCGTTTGGCGGGCGTGGGTATCAGGTGCGTTCGGTCAGCCCCAGCGACATCGCCGGCGCGGTGGAAGTACGCGGCGTGCTGGAAGGCCTGGCTGCGCGTCAAACCGCCGAGCTTGGGCTGTCCAGCGAGGCACGCATCGCGCTGGAGCGCTGCCTGGTCGAGGGCGATCAACTGTTCGAGAAGGGCTATGTGACCGAGGATGACCTTGAGGTCTATCACGACCTGAACATGCGCTTTCACCAGGTCATCGTCGCGGGCAGCCACAACCCGGCCATCGCCGACGCCCTGGCACGCAATGACCACCTGCCATTCGCCTCGGTGACTGCGCTGGCGGTGGACCGCGAGGACATGGCCCGCGAATACCGGCGCTTCAACTATGCCCACATGCAGCACCATTCGGTCTTCGACGCCTTGGTCAACCGCCAGGGCGCACGGGCCGAAGCGATCATGCGCGAACATGCCAACGCGACCCTGCGCTATGCCGAAATCTTCAGCTGCGCCACCGCCGACGCGCGCATGAAAGTGATCCTGCCCGCGTCGTGACCCGGTTCAGATATCGAGCACCAGCAAGGGCGTTTTCGCCCGTGAACAGCAAGGCGTGAACTGGTCATTCAGGGCTTGCTCCTGCTCGGTGAGGAACAGGTCGCGGTGCTCCGGTATGCCTTCCAGCACGCGGGTCAGGCAGGTGCCGCAAATCCCTTGTTCGCAGGACACCGCGATCTCGATGCCGTGGCTTTCCAGGACCTGGACCACGCTCTTGTCGGCGGGAACTTGGAAGACTTGGCCGCTGCTGGCGACCTTCACTGAAAACCCGCCGTCTAGGCTGCTGTCCACCGGCGCCGCCGAGAAGTATTCGCGATGCAGGCAGTCCTCCCGCCAACCCTGGCCCCGGGCGCTGTCGAGCACATGCTGCATGAACCCGCCAGGGCCGCAGACATACAGGTGCACATCGTCCGCCGGTGCGGCCAATAGCTGCGCGGCATTCATGAGCGTGTCGGGCTGCTCATCAAAATGCAGGAACACCCGTTCGGCAAACGGCGACGCCTTGAGCCGCTGCACAAACGCCGCCCGCTCACTGGCGCGGGCGCAGTAATGCAGTTCGAAGTCGGCCTCCAAATGGGCCAGGCGCTCGGCCATGCACAGGATCGGCGTGATGCCGATACCCCCGGCAAACAGCAGGCTGCGCCGGGCTTCGTGGGCCAGGGGGAACAGGTTGCGCGGTTCGCTGATGGTCAAGTGGCTGCCTTCGTTGATCTGTTCGTGCAGGCTGCGCGAGCCACCCCGTGACGCCGGGTCGTGGAGCACGCCGATCAGGTAGCGATGACGTTCCTCAGGGTGATTGCACAGCGAATATTGGCGGGTCAGCCCAACCGGCAGGTGCACGTCGATGTGCGCGCCGGCACTGAAAGGTGGCAACGGCGCGCCGTCGACGCGGGCCAGTTCATAGCTGCAAATGTCCTGGGCTTCTGTGCGCCGGGACGTCACCACGACCTCGATCATGTTGGCTCTCCAGCGCGTTCCCGGGCGATCAGGCGCTCCAGGATCTTGCGCGACTGTACGCCGCCAGCGTCGATATTCAGCTTGAGCAGGTTGCGCGTCGGGTGGGCCAGCAGGTTCTGTTGCTGGCGTTCAAGCATCTCCAGGTCTTCGCTGAAAATCTTGCCCTGGCCTTCGCGAATGCTGGCAGTCAGCGCCTCATCCTGGGGGTTGAAGTTGCGCGCCATGCCCCAGAAGTACCAGATCGACGTGTCGGTCTGCGGGGTGATGAAGTCCACCACGATGCTCGCAGCCTTGTGCTCGGGCGCGGCGTCGTAGCCGCCCTTGCCGGCATGGGCCACGCCGACTTCGATCAGCACATGGCTGGGCGGGGTGAAGCGGCAGATCTGCCAGCGGTCCACCGGCACATCGTCGGCCAGGTTGTTGCCGCGCAGGGCCATGCGCCAGAACGGCGGGGCCATGATGTTTTCCATGTGCCGGGCGGTGACCACTTCATCACCGTTCACCGTGGTGACGGGCGCTGCTTCGTCGATTTCCTTCTGGCCGATGCTGGAGGCGTGTACGTAGGTTTCGTGGGTTAGGTCCATCAGGTTGTCGATCATCAGGCGGTAGTCGCACTGGATATCAAACAGCCCGCCGCCATAGGCCCACTCGTCACTCACGGCCCATTCCAGATGATGGATCAGCGCGGGGTCGGCCTGGGCCTGATCGCCGGGCCACACCCAGATGAAACCGTAGCGTTCCACCACCGCAAAGGTCTTGTTGCAGGGAAAGCCACGTACCCGTTGGCCGGGCATGTCGACGGTCTTGCCATCGCCGCCCATGACCAGCCCGTGATAGCCGCAGACCAGGTTGCCGTTTTCGACATAGCCCAGCGAAAGCGGCGCGCCGCGATGGGGGCAGAAGTCCTCGACTGCCACCACGGCGCCTTCCTGGCCACGATAAAACACCATCTTTTCACCGCAGATCTGCCGACCCAGGGGCTTTTGTGCAATTTCATCGGGGGTGCAGGCGACATACCACGTGTTCTTGGGGTACATGGTGACTCTCCAGGCTGGGTGTTATTTTTATTTAATGGATCCATTAAATGGGCGTATTCAGGATGAGTCAATCTGTTATTGCTTATTTGTTGGGCGATTATCGAACGATTCGATTTTAATGGATCCATTTTTCATGCTCTTTCTCGAAGGCGCGCAACAACAGCCTTCCACCCCCCGTTCAATCGTTACTTGACTCTGTCCCATAGGGCACCTCGTATGCTTTTGCCAAGCGCACGCCCGTGCGCCCTTCGAACAAGGAGTTCCTTTGAACGGTTTATGTCTGGTGACAGGTGCCAACGGCCATCTTGGCAATACCTTGGTGCGAGCGCTGCTCGGCCAGGGGCATCGCGTACGGGCCGGGGTGCGTGATATCGGTAATCACGCACCGTTTGCCGGGCTGGACTGTGAGTTGGTGTATGCCGAGTTGCTGGACAGTTCGGCCCTGGACAAAGCGCTGGAGGGCGTACAGGTGTTGTTTCAAGTGGCTGCCGTATTCAAGCACTGGGCCCGTAACCCAGAGGCCGAGATTGTCGAGCCCAACCTTGTGGGCACGCGGCGTGTGCTCGAGGCGGCGTCACGGGCGGGTGTGCAGCGTGTGGTCTACGTCAGTTCGGTGGCTGCCGTGGGTCATGATGGGACGGCGCTGGATGAGACGCACTGGAATACGGAAAGCGAAAACGCGTACTACAAGTCGAAGATTCTCTCCGAGCAGGCAGCCTGGCAGTGCGCTGAGGCGCTGGGCTTGAACATGGTGTCGGTATTGCCTTCGGCGATGGTGGGACCCAATGCCGGTTCCCTCACGGACACTATGGGGTTCCTTCAGACGGTTCGGCAGCGGCAGATGCCCTTTGACCCTGGGTTTCGGTTCAACTTCGTGGACGTGCGCGACGTGGCCGACGGGATGATCCGCGCCGCCGAAAAGGGCCGGGCCGGGCAGCGCTACATCCTGGCCAATGTGCGTTCGTCGCCGCTCAGTGATCTGATTGCGGCCGCCAACACCCACACGCCTGGGTATCGCCAACCCGTTTCAGCGCCACGCTGGCTCCTGCTGGGCGTGGCCTGGCTGCAGGAACGCTGGGCGCGGTGTGTGGGCAAACCCGCCCAGTTGCTCCTGAGCCAGGTGCGCCTGTTTCACAACGTGGCGCAGGAGTACGACATCACCAAGGCTAAAAACGAATTGGGTTTCAACCCACGGTCGCCCGAGGTGGCCTTGCAGCAAGCGTTTGCCTATCTGTACAGGCAGGCGCATCAGCCTTATGAAGACCTGCCACAGGCTGCGGTGCAAACAGTGAGTTCATCTCGCGCTTGAGTTCGATCAAGTGAAGATCAAGCGCCTGCAACTGCGCGATCCGGTCCTGGACCTGCCGGCGCTTGTCGTCCACGGCCTGGTTGGCCAACGTTAGCGGAAAGGCCTTCAATTGGTTTTTTGCGGCAATCAGCGGGTTCATCTCGGCCAGCTTGAACCCGGCCCGCTGCGCCTTGCGGATGAGATGGACGATTTCCAGGTGATGAGCGTTGTAGCGGCGATACCGCCCCTCACGCTCCGGCTCGTTGATCAGGCCCATCTGCTCATACAGTCGAATGGCTTTTGGGGTGCAACCGGTCAGTTCGGCGAGTCGTCCGATGAACATCTGTCAATTCCCTATGTGCGACAGCAAATACCCTAGCGTTGTTTGATCGCCAGAACCGTAAAGGCCGTCACACGAAAACCGAAAAATGTCGAGGTTGGGTTCAGTAGCGAATCATCACCGACTTCAGCTCGGTGTAGTCCTCAATGAATGCGCTGCCAAACTCCCGGCCTATCCCTGAGGATTTGTTGCCGCCAAACGGCACCGCCGGGTCCAGCATCGTATGCATGTTCACCCACACCGTGCCGGCCTCGATGGCGGGCACCATGCGCAGGGCCTTGCCCAGGTCGTTGGTCCACAGGCTGGCGCTCAAGCCGTAGGGCGAGTTGTTCATCAACGCCAGTAATTGCTCTTCGGTGTCGTACGGGAAGAATGTGGCGATGGGGCCGAAGGTCTCTTCGTTGAGCAAGGTGTCATTGACGCTGTTGGCGAGGATGATCGTCGGTTCGACGTAGCAGCCCGGCCGGTCGATCAGGTTGCCGCCATGAATGATGGTGTTGTTTTCGGCGCGGGCCTTGGCAAAGAACTCGCCGAGCTTGAGTTGATGCTGGCGGTTGGTGACCGGGCCGAATTCGGTGCGCTCATCCAGGGGCGAGCCGATCTTCAGGGTGCTCAGGCGTTGGGCCAGGGTGTCCATCACCGCGTCGACCTGCGAGCGATGCACAAAGAAGCGCTCGGCCGCCGCGCAGATTTGCCCGCAATGCAGGAAACCCGCTTCGATGATGCCGTTGACGGCCTTGTCCAGGTCCACATCGCGCAGGAAGCCTGCGCAGTTTTTCCCACCCAGTTCCAGGGTGGCGCGGGTCAGCCCGGCGCCCATGGCACTCTGGCCCACGGCGATACCGGTCGGCACCGAGCCGGTGAACGACACCTTGTTGGTGCCGGGGTGTTCGATCAGGCCTTTGCCGACCAGGCCGCCGCCGGTCAGTACGTTCAACACACCGGCTGGCAGGCCGGCGTCAATCGCCAGCTCGGCGATGCGCAGGATGGTCAGTGGGGTGAATTCGCTGGGCTTGATGATGATGCTGCAACCGGTCACCAGTGCTGAGGCGAGTTTCCAGATGGCGATCATGGTCGAGAAATTCCACGGCACGATACCGACCACAACCCCGACCGGCTCGCGCAGGGTGAACGCGGTGTAGCGCTCGCCAGCGAAGGAGGGCAGCGACGGGGTGATGGTCTGGCCGCTGATCTTGGTGGCCCAGCCGGCGTAATAACGCAGGAAGTGGGCGGCCTGGTCGACTTCGAAGGCGCGGGAAAGCTGGATGATCTTGCCCGATTGGCAGGTTTCGATCTGGGCCAGTTCTTCGCGATGCAGCTCCAGCAGGTCGGCCAGTTTGAGCAGCACGTTGCCGCGCACTGCCGGTGCCACCTGCGACCACTGTGTGAAGCCACGACGCGCCGACGCCACCGCGGCATCGATATCGGCCGGGGCGGCGTCGGTGACCTGGGCGATGACCTGGCCGGTCGCTGGGTTGATCACGTCCAGCGTCTGGCTGGAGTGGCTTTGCACGTAGCCACCGTCGATAAACAGCGCGTGTTGTCGAGCGAGGAACGCGTCGACCTGGGGCAGCAGTGGAATATCGCTCATGGGGTTTTCCTGATCGTGAACAAAGAAAGCCCCGAGGTTAATCCTCACGGGAATGTCGGGCTTGACTGTGCCTGCCGCGCGCTATGTCTGTGGCTGCCAGCCCTTTGAAAAGTACAATCTTGGCTCTGGAAGGTGCATGTTCGACCAAGAAGCCGCGCTCCATACTGGCCCTGCATCCGGCGCCACGCCTCGCTTGTTGGGGTGAGTCGGACATCCAATAATAAGCAGGGCCATCCATGAAAAAGCCAAACCCGCTCCTCGAAGACCTCAAGTCCGTGTTGCCGACCATCGCCGCCAATGCCTTGCAGGCTGAGCAGGACCGCAAAGTACCCGCGCAGAACATTGCGCTGCTCAAAGGCATCGGCTTGCACCGTGCGTTCCAACCCAAGGCGTTCGGTGGCATGGAGTTGTCGCTGCCACAGTTTGCCGACTGCATTGCCTTGCTCGCCGGCGCGTGTGCCAGCACTGCCTGGGCCATGAGTTTGCTGTGTACCCACAGTCACCAGTTGGCACTGTTCTCGGCTCAATTGCAGCAGGAAGTCTGGGGCGACGACCCGAACGCCACCGCCAGCAGCAGCATCGCGCCGTTCGGGCGCACCGAGGCGGTCGAGGGTGGAGTGTTGTTCAGCGGCGAGATGGGCTGGAGCAGCGGCTGTGACCACGCCGAATGGGCGATTGTCGGGTTCCGTCGGCCCAATGCCGAAGGCACTCAGGATTACTGCTTCGCGGTGCTGCCGCGCAGCGACTATCAGATCCGCGATGACTGGTTTGCGGCGGGCATGAAAGGCAGTGGCACCAAGACCTTGATCATCGACAAGGCCTGGGTGCCGGAGCACCGTATCCAGAAGGCCAAGGACATGATGGAAGGCAAGTCCGCAGGCTTTGGCTTGTACCCCGACAGCAAGGTGTTCTACTCGCCGTACCGTCCCTATTTCGCCAGCGGTTTTTCCACGGTGAGCCTGGGCGTCGCCGAGCGCATGCTGGAGGTCTTTCGCGAAAAGACCAAGACGCGGGTGCGTGCCTACACCGGTGCGGCGGTCGGTGCGGCCACCCCGGCGTTGATGCGGCTGGCCGAATCGACGCATCAGGTGGGCGCTGCGCGGGCCTTTCTGGAAAAGACCTGGGCCGAGCATGCCGAGCACAGTGAACAGCAGCGCTACCCCAGCCGTGAAACCCTGGCGTTCTGGCGCACCAACCAGGCGTACGCCACCAAGATGTGCATCCAGGCAGTGGACCGCCTGTTCGAGGCTGCCGGCGGCAATGCCTGGTTCGAACACAACGAGATGCAGCGCCTGTTTCGCGATTCGCACATGACCGGTGCCCATGCCTACACCGACTACGACGTCTGTGCGCAGATCCTCGGTCGCGAGCTGATGGGCCTGGAACCCGATCCGAGCATGATCTGAACCCGTTTTTGATAACAACAATCAGGGCTGCGCCTGACGCAGCCCGGGAGTCTTGCATGTCTGAATCGACCTTCGACCCACGGGCCTTTCGTCGCGCCCTGGGCAACTTTGCCACGGGCGTGACCGTGGTCACCGCCGCCGACGCTTGCGGGCGCAAGGTGGGCGTTACCGCCAACAGTTTCAACTCGGTGTCCCTCGACCCGCCGCTGGTGTTGTGGAGCATCGACAAACGCTCCAACAGCCATGAAGTGTTCGCGCAGGCCAGCCATTTTGCGGTCAACGTGCTGGCGGCGGACCAGATCGACCTGTCGAACACCTTTGCCCGGCCCAAGGACGATCGCTTCGCCGAGATCGAGTACGAACCGGGGGAGGGCGGAGCGCCGGTGTTCGCCGATTGCTCGGCGCGGTTTCACTGTGAGCATTACCAGCAGGTGGACGGTGGCGACCACTGGATCATGATCGGCAAGGTGGTGGCCTTCGACGATTTCGGCCGTGCGCCGTTGCTCTACCATCAAGGCGCCTACTCAATGGTCCTGCCCCATACGCGCATGACCAAACGTGACGACAGCCAACCGCCGAGCAGTCATTTCCAGGGGCGCTTGAGCCACAACCTTTACTACTTGATGACCCAGGCGGTGCGCGCGTATCAATCCAGCTATCAGCCCCGGCAACTGTCCACCGGCCTGCGCACCAACGAGGCGCGGATGCTCATGGTGCTGGAGAATGATGCGCGCCTGAGCGCCAGCGACCTGCTGCGGGAAGTGGCGATGCCGGTACGGGAAATCGATGATGCGGTGGCGAACCTCAAGCGCAAGGGGCTGGTCGACGACGATGAACAGGGCGTGCGCCTGACGGCGGCCGGCGTCGAGCAGACCGAAGCCCTCTGGGCGATTGCACGGGAACAGCAGGAGAAGGTGTTCGCTGCGTTCAGCCAGGACCAGATCGACACGTTCAAGGGGGTGTTGAAGCAGTTGATCAGCCAGTGCTGATGAGCGGGTGAGCAGTTCACCGGTCTAGCAGACACAGCCAAACTAAATGTGGGAGGGGGCTTGCCCTCTCCCACATTTAGTTTGGCGTTGCGTGTGGCAGCCAGGCGCAAGTCGCCTTGCAGGCTCGTACAAGCAATCACGGTCGGTTTGCGATCAGATCCAGGGTTTCGACCCGATGCGCAAAGGACAGACCGATGTTCTTCAAGAAAAAAAAGCTGATGCAGGACCTCGCGGAGTCTCTCACGCAACAGCTCGCTCAACAGCGTTCCCAGGCGGACCACCAACGGCTGCTGGCCGAGGCCGCCGCCACGGACCAGGCCGCTCGACAAGCCCTCAGCGAGCAGACCCTGGAAACCCTTCGCCACCAACTGGAGCAGGCCCGACAGCATGAGGCTGCACTGGGTACCGAATTGCACCAGTACCAGCGGCTGTGCGAGCAGCATCAACAGGAGACGCAGATCTGGGAACTGTTGCTCTCAACCATGACCGAAGGCTGCTGGGACATCACGGTGGTCAACGGTGACGTGCAGAACCCCGGCAGCCAGATGCGGATTTTCAATCAGTTCCGCCTGCTCCTCGGCTATGCCCCTCATGAGTTGCCCGACGGCTGGGACGCCCAGGTGAGCGTCACCCATCCCGAGGATTTACCCAAGATCATGGCGATCTTCGACCGGGAAATCCTCGCGCCCCGTGGCAGCGGCGAGTACGTATTTGAATACCGGATGCGCCACAAGACCCGTGACTATATCTGGTGCCGCGAACGCGGCAGGGCAGTGCGGGATGCACAGGGATGTTTGACGCGGGTAATCGGTGCGGTACGGGACATCAGTGACGAGCAGTCGGCCAAGACCACCCACCGTCAGTTGCTTGAGCACAATCAGGCGACGTACGGCCAGATCGCCACGGTGGTGAGTGTGATCAAGGGCATCGCCGACCAGACCAACCTGCTGGCCTTGAACGCCGCCATTGAAGCGGCGCGGGCGGGTGAGGTGGGCCGGGGGTTTTCGGTGGTGGCCGATGAGGTGCGCAAGCTGGCGGAAAACACCCGCCAGGCGACTCATCAGATTCAGACAATGCTGCACCAGCACAAATCGTAAAGCGCGTGAGGAGCTGCGCCGGGCAGCTCCTGCAGGCAGTCAGAAGGGCACGGCGACGGTCAGTTGGCTGTAGAGGTTGGTGCCGTTGCCGCCCACTTGGTTACCGCCGCTGTCGGCACTCTTTTTCGGTTGGTAGATGCCCACCAGCGGGCTGATGATCAGGTGGCTGTTGACCGCCCATTCGGCGTAGAGGTCCAGCTCCCGGGCGTCCAGGTTCAGCGCATCGTGTTTGCGCAGGGTATTGAAGTCGAAATACAGCGCGGCAATCGTCAGGTTTTCCAACGGGGTGGCCTTGAGGCCGACATGGTGGATCCCCGTGTTGCTGTTGAATGGGCCCGCGTAATTGCCCGCCACCTCACCCTGCACCCAGGTGCCGTAGCCGGTGCTGAGCCCGGTGAACAGCGGGTCCCAGTTTTGTGAGTAACGGGTGTAGCGGTAGGTCAGCTTCGGCGCCCAGCTGGCGTCGGCAAAGGTGTAGCCGGCTTCGCCGTACCAGGCTTTCTGCGCCGCGGCGTCTTTGTCCTGCCAGGCGTATTCGAAGGCGAAACTGGCGTTTTCGATGCCCGCGCTGCCTTCGCCGCGCAGGCTGTAGGTATCCAGGCCGTCACGCTGTTTTTGAAAATCGTTTGCCCATTGGTTGGTGACACCAATGCCGTGAACCCAGGTCAACCCCAGCGTACCGGCCGCAGCCGTGTAGTCGAGGGTGCCCGCTGCCAGCTCGGTTTCTGCCTGGGCGCGGTTGTCCGATTTGAGCCATAGCACCGAACCATGCACGCCGTCCTGGCCGCCCAGGCGCAGCACCGCCGTACGGTCAAAGGCGTGCCGCGCCCCGAGGTAGAAGCCGCCACCGCGATTCAGCGTACCGTCAGCCGGGCCCTTGCCCAGGTTGGGGCCGTCGTCGTTGATCAGGAAGCCGCGCCCGAGCTTGACCACCTGGCGACCGACGGAAAAATCCACGCCGTCCTTGCCCAGCGCCGGGAACAACTCGGCCGAGCGCCACCCGAGGTAGGCGTCTTCAATTTTGGTGGTGCGTTCCGACCCCACGGTATTGCCCCCGGCGTCGCCGTCGCCCCAGGTGCCGGAGCTGACCCAATTGAGTGCGCCATACGCCGTGCCGTTCCCGGCCAGGCCCTGATCGCCGCTCACTCCGTACTTGATTAAGCCTTCGCGCCAGCTCGAGCCGCCCGGTGTGCCGTCATAGTTGTGGCGGCTGTTGAGCATCCCGTAGACCGCCAGGAAATCCGCGTTGAGGTGGGTGTCATCGTCGGCGTAAAGTTCATACGCCTGGACCGATGAGTGAGTGATCAAGAGGGCTATGCCCAGGCCGACGGCCAAGGACTGCGTGTGCGGTTTCAGTCTGTGCTCCATTGTTATATTCCCCAGCATGGTTAGGACGAGGGCGCATTAAGGTGACCGGGGGCGGGCTAAGTCTTTGCCCTGCGTGCCACGTATTTGACCCTGTCCGCCAAGCCGCATGCCTTGGCAGGCAGCAACAAAATTGACGGCAGACACGGGCAAGACGCCCGGCGCGCTCAAGGCGCACAGTGATTTCGCTCGAGGCCGTTTCGATCAAGGACTGGCTGGGGAGGGCGTTATCGCCGGCTCCTTGTACGGCTCGATGCATCCACTAAGAAATCCGCTTTCGAGGATCCGCACCATGTCGATCAATGACCGGCTCACGCAGCATTTGAAACGAGGCAGCGTCGGCTTTCCGACCGCGCTGGCCAGCACCATTGGCCTGATCATGGCCAGCCCGGTGATTCTCACCGCCACCATGGGTTTCGGCATCGGCGGCAGCGCCTTCGCGGTGGCCATGCTGATCGCCGTGGTGATGATGCTGGCCCAGGCGACCACCTTTGCCGAGGCGGCCTCGATTCTGCCGACCACCGGCTCGGTCTACGACTACATCAACTGCGGCATGGGCCGTTTTTTTGCGATCACCGGCACGTTGTCCGCGTACCTGATCGTGCATGTGTTTGCGGGTACGGCCGAGACCATTCTGTCCGGGGTGATGGCGCTGGTGAACTTCGAGCACCTCAATACCCTGGCGGAATCGGCCGGCGGTTCCTGGTTGCTGGGTGTCGGGTTCGTCGTGGTGTTCGGCATCCTCAATGCCTTTGGCGTCAGCGCTTTCGGCCGGGCCGAGATCATCCTGACGTTCGGCATGTGGACCACACTGATGGTGTTTGGCGTGATGGGCCTGATTGCGGCACCGGCGGTGCAGCTGGAGGGCTGGTTCGGCGTGTCGCTGGTGGGCACCGACCTGATCACCATTCTGTCGCTGGTGGGCATGGCGATGTTCATGTTCGTTGGCTGCGAGTTCGTCACGCCGTTGGCGCCGGACCTGCGCAACTCGGCCAAGGTTATGCCCAAGGCGATGATTTTCGGCTTGTTGAGCGTGGCGACCTGCATGTTCATCTATGGCGCGGCGATGAAACGCCAGGTCGAAAACGTGTTGCTGGATGCCGCCACGGGCGTGCATCTGCTCGATACGCCCATGGCGATTCCCCGGTTTGCCGAGCAGGTCATGGGGCAGGTCGGCCCGCTGTGGCTGGGCATCGGCTTTCTGTTTGCCGGTGCCGCCACCATCAACACGTTGATGGCGGGTGTGCCACGGATTCTGTACGGCATGGCCGTGGACGGTGCGTTGCCCAAGGTATTCACCTACCTGCACCCGCGCTTCAAGACGCCGCTGTTGTGCATCCTGGTGGCAATGCTGATCCCGTGCCTGTATGCCCTGTGGTTGGGCGGCAACACTGACAACATCATGCACCTGGTGCTGGCGGCGGTATGTGCGTGGAGTTTTTCCTACCTGCTGGTGACGTTGTCGGTGGTGATCCTGCGCATTCGTCGTCCTGACTTGCCACGGGCCTATCGCTCACCGTTTTTCCCGTTGCCGCAGATCCTGTCCAGCGTTGGCATCTTGCTGGGCATGTGGTTCATCACGCCACCGGGCATGAACCCCGCCGACATCTACGTGCCGTTTGGCGTGATGCTTGGCATCACCGCCACCTACGCCCTGTTCTGGACACTGGTGGTGCAGAAGGTCAATCCATTCAAGCCGGCTTGCGTTGAAGACGTACTGGCCAAGGAGTTTTCCCATGAGCCGGGCAACCCTCACAACCGCTATATCGAGCATGCTGCAAAAGCTGTCTGAGCTGTTCAGTGCCCAACGCGCGCCGGCTGGGTACCGGCCCGGCGTCACGCTGGAGTACCTGCGGCGCAACCTGGGCCTGGCGAGTTTCACCTCGACAGGGCAGAGCAGTGCGGTGTTTGAGCTGGACGATGACCTGCAGGTGACGGTTGCCGAGCGCACCGAAACGCAATTGCTGATGCACCTGGTCATGACCGAATTCGTGCTCAAGCTACCCGCTTCAGAGCAGGGCAATGCGCGCTTTGAACTGCACCACCGTGGGTCGATCCGGCGCACGGGGCTGGCGTGTCGGCAACGGGCTGGAGAGCCGGCGCTGCTGGCCAGGCTTGAGGCTGGGTTGACGCACGATGAGGCGCTGCATCAAGCGCTGATGGTGCTGGACTTCAAGCATTTGCGCATCGAACTGGGCAGCCAGCAATGGCAGGTTCGGCTTGAGCACATGGGCGGCAGCGAGGTGGTCAACCGTATGCCGGCGTTTCGTCGCTACATCGCCCTGAGCGGTCCGCAACGTGTGGCTTTGCTCGAAGTCCTGACCGGGTTGCGGCGAGTGCTGGGCGCATTCTGATTTTCGGCGACTTGGCATCATTACTGCTTCTACAGTCGGCACTACGTAGTTGTTGCGCCTATATAGATAACATGTTAACTATTGGCCGACAAAAACAAGAAGCCACTGTGGAGTTGCCATGAGCACCTATCAATCTGCGCACCCTGGATTGGACACCTGGACTCAGGATCTGCGAGCGGCCTGCGGCCATTTCGAGACGGAACTGGCCTTTAACCGTTCGCTGTTCATCGGTGAGGTGTCCACGCTGTCCCGGGGCTGCCTGTCACTGGCCTCCTTGCGCACCAATGCCGGCCTGATCAAGCGCGGACGGCCCAACGCCGATCACGACATCGACCAGCATTGTTTCCTCGTCAGCCAGCGCAG
The genomic region above belongs to Pseudomonas sp. S35 and contains:
- a CDS encoding GntR family transcriptional regulator, which gives rise to MSKPGQLVLVALRKMIASGELAAGERLMEIPTAQRFDVSRMPVRMAFRTLEQEGLLVPFGGRGYQVRSVSPSDIAGAVEVRGVLEGLAARQTAELGLSSEARIALERCLVEGDQLFEKGYVTEDDLEVYHDLNMRFHQVIVAGSHNPAIADALARNDHLPFASVTALAVDREDMAREYRRFNYAHMQHHSVFDALVNRQGARAEAIMREHANATLRYAEIFSCATADARMKVILPAS
- a CDS encoding PDR/VanB family oxidoreductase, encoding MIEVVVTSRRTEAQDICSYELARVDGAPLPPFSAGAHIDVHLPVGLTRQYSLCNHPEERHRYLIGVLHDPASRGGSRSLHEQINEGSHLTISEPRNLFPLAHEARRSLLFAGGIGITPILCMAERLAHLEADFELHYCARASERAAFVQRLKASPFAERVFLHFDEQPDTLMNAAQLLAAPADDVHLYVCGPGGFMQHVLDSARGQGWREDCLHREYFSAAPVDSSLDGGFSVKVASSGQVFQVPADKSVVQVLESHGIEIAVSCEQGICGTCLTRVLEGIPEHRDLFLTEQEQALNDQFTPCCSRAKTPLLVLDI
- a CDS encoding aromatic ring-hydroxylating dioxygenase subunit alpha; translation: MYPKNTWYVACTPDEIAQKPLGRQICGEKMVFYRGQEGAVVAVEDFCPHRGAPLSLGYVENGNLVCGYHGLVMGGDGKTVDMPGQRVRGFPCNKTFAVVERYGFIWVWPGDQAQADPALIHHLEWAVSDEWAYGGGLFDIQCDYRLMIDNLMDLTHETYVHASSIGQKEIDEAAPVTTVNGDEVVTARHMENIMAPPFWRMALRGNNLADDVPVDRWQICRFTPPSHVLIEVGVAHAGKGGYDAAPEHKAASIVVDFITPQTDTSIWYFWGMARNFNPQDEALTASIREGQGKIFSEDLEMLERQQQNLLAHPTRNLLKLNIDAGGVQSRKILERLIARERAGEPT
- a CDS encoding NAD-dependent epimerase/dehydratase family protein produces the protein MNGLCLVTGANGHLGNTLVRALLGQGHRVRAGVRDIGNHAPFAGLDCELVYAELLDSSALDKALEGVQVLFQVAAVFKHWARNPEAEIVEPNLVGTRRVLEAASRAGVQRVVYVSSVAAVGHDGTALDETHWNTESENAYYKSKILSEQAAWQCAEALGLNMVSVLPSAMVGPNAGSLTDTMGFLQTVRQRQMPFDPGFRFNFVDVRDVADGMIRAAEKGRAGQRYILANVRSSPLSDLIAAANTHTPGYRQPVSAPRWLLLGVAWLQERWARCVGKPAQLLLSQVRLFHNVAQEYDITKAKNELGFNPRSPEVALQQAFAYLYRQAHQPYEDLPQAAVQTVSSSRA
- a CDS encoding aldehyde dehydrogenase family protein; translated protein: MSDIPLLPQVDAFLARQHALFIDGGYVQSHSSQTLDVINPATGQVIAQVTDAAPADIDAAVASARRGFTQWSQVAPAVRGNVLLKLADLLELHREELAQIETCQSGKIIQLSRAFEVDQAAHFLRYYAGWATKISGQTITPSLPSFAGERYTAFTLREPVGVVVGIVPWNFSTMIAIWKLASALVTGCSIIIKPSEFTPLTILRIAELAIDAGLPAGVLNVLTGGGLVGKGLIEHPGTNKVSFTGSVPTGIAVGQSAMGAGLTRATLELGGKNCAGFLRDVDLDKAVNGIIEAGFLHCGQICAAAERFFVHRSQVDAVMDTLAQRLSTLKIGSPLDERTEFGPVTNRQHQLKLGEFFAKARAENNTIIHGGNLIDRPGCYVEPTIILANSVNDTLLNEETFGPIATFFPYDTEEQLLALMNNSPYGLSASLWTNDLGKALRMVPAIEAGTVWVNMHTMLDPAVPFGGNKSSGIGREFGSAFIEDYTELKSVMIRY